The genomic window GAGAACGCATCGTTCGGCGCCGTACCGCAGTCGATCACTGTTCTCCGCGCTCAGTCGTTCGGTAACCGCTTCGCGGGCCTCGTCGGGACTCGCTCGACCGATCCCGGAAGCGGTGTGGACACCGGAACCCAAATCCCGTCTCAGGCCGACGCCATCTCCCGACAGCTCTCGGCGCACTTCGGCAGGATCTCGGCACAGGCCTGACAGTGGTCGTCGTCGTGTTGCTCGCACTCCTCGGCGCACTCCTCGCAGAGGTCCGCACAGATCTCGCCCAGCTCCTCGTGGTAGCCCGAGTTGCGGGCCATGAACCGTGCGTGTAACGAGGCGATATCCGCCACGTCCCGACAGAGTCGGATACAGCGGGCCATTCCGTCCTCGTCCGCGCAGGCGTCGGCACACCACTCGCAGACCTGGGCGGCCTCGAGGCAGTTGTCGATACACTCCTGCATGTGGTCGTCGGCGTGGTCGATCTGTTGGAGCGCCATCGCGTCGACTGACACCCGGAGCAGGCATCAAGCTATGACGGGCGCTTGCAAGGACGAAACCCGCGTAACCGCCGGTATATGACGGAAGTATTCGACCGACGAGGACGCTACTCGACCGGAGCGGATCTACCGGATGGAAACTGAGTGCGGTGGCGCGCGCTGAGAGACAGTGAGCGATCAGCGAACTGGCTCTCGAACCGTGCGAGGGATGAGCGAGTGAGTGGAACGAACGAGCGAATCGGTTGGGGAGGGTGTGGCGACCCCTGTATCCACGGTAGCAGAACGCTTCGTTTCGTTTCAGTTCCACTCGAGATTCCCCAGTACAGTTCCACTCGAGACGCCCCGGTACAGTTCCACTCGAGACTCGAGTTCGACTCCGTCTCGACGCGAGCGAGAACGCCCTCACGCGCGCCTCGAGCCCTTAGCGCCGCGCCTCGAGTTCGGACTCGAGGTCCTCGAGGCTCATCTCCTTCATCGAGAGCAAGACGAGCAGGTGGTAG from Haloterrigena sp. KLK7 includes these protein-coding regions:
- a CDS encoding four-helix bundle copper-binding protein is translated as MALQQIDHADDHMQECIDNCLEAAQVCEWCADACADEDGMARCIRLCRDVADIASLHARFMARNSGYHEELGEICADLCEECAEECEQHDDDHCQACAEILPKCAESCREMASA